CCGCCAGCTTTATCCCAAATTTTCTTCACCCAGCCGAACGCTTTAGAAAAAGCATCTGAGATGGCTTCTCCAACCTTTGCAAGAGGTTCTTGGATATTCTTTTTAAACCAGCCGCTCAGACCCTTCCATATCTTCTTGACGGTATCTATTGCTTTTTGGAAAGCGTCAGAAATTCCCTTGCCTACATCTGAGACTGTATTTTTGACCGGGTTCCAAACTGTATTCATGAACCATCCCGATACTGTACTGAAAACACTCTTAATCTTATTCCATGCACCAGTCATTTTATCCCAGATTGTGGTTGCCGCTCCGATAACAGCGGATTTTACTGGCCCCCACACATTGCTCATAAACCAGGATGCAACTGCACTGAACACATTTTTAATCGTCGTCCATGCACCTATAATTTTAGACCAAATGGCTGTAGCCACACCGACAACCGCCGATGACACAGGTGTCCAGACATTGTCCATAAACCATGTGGATACGGTACTGAAAATGGTTTGTATCGTTGTCCATGCGTTTACAATGTTTGACCATATGCTTGTAGCTACGCCCACAACTGCTGATGATACTGGCGTCCAGACATTATCCATAAACCATGTTGATACAGTTCCCCAAGTATCCTGAATGGCTGACCATGCACTTTGTGCCCCCTCTGTAATGCTGTTCCATGTATCATTTAGAGCGCCAGCATCAATTGCCTTACCTAAACTTTCTCCGCCGAAAGATCCTGCAATTCCTCCTATTGCACCGCCAATCACTGTCCCGACTCCCGGAACAACACTTCCAATTGCCGCTCCGGCTGCTGCTCCTGCTAGACCTCCGCCGGCTGAACCTACTTTTTCACCGGCATTATCCTTATTGATTCCGGCTAAGTCAGTAAGAGACAAGATTTCGCCTAATCCTGGGATTCCTTTCGCGGCTCCTTTTAAGCCCTTCAGTCCCCCCTTCAAACCTTTTGAACCTCCCAATGATTTCAGAAGACCTGAAAAACCTTTACCGGACGCGCCTTTAGCTGCTTTTGCGGATTTCGGTGTATTCACAGAATTTGTTTTATTGCCTTTCGTTGATGAACCGTTTCTGTTTTTGACTTTTTTGCTTTTGCCTGTACTGATTCCGGCACAGCAGCATCCGCAAGCCCTGCCCCATTTTCCGCCTGACTTCTTCGATTTAGAGCCCGACGCTTTTTTGTTCATAGAAGGTTTTTTCGTGCGGTTTGAGTTGTTAGAAGTTGCGTTCTTTGTATTGGCTTTTGGTGCTTTTTGTTTCCCTTTGCTTCCGTTGGATTTTCCCCCAAGCAGACCACCAAAATCCAAATTCCCCAGTTTTTCAGCAATGCCTTTTATAATCTTTTCAAAAAACTCTCCCGCTTTTTCAATAATTTTATCAGGGCTGAATTTCTCAAATTTTTTCGCGATTTTGGAGACAATGTTATCAACAAACTTTTCCGCTTTATTGGCGATTTTATCCGGGTTCAGAAAATTAAATTTATCCGAGATTTTGTCAATGATATTCGTTACAAAGTCTTCTGCTTTCGTGATAATGGCATCGGGACTAAATTTGCTCACGATATCATCCACTTTTTTCATAAAGGACTCTGTAAATTTGTCCAATTCATTAAAAATCGTTTCCGGGCTGAATTTACTTACGACATCGTCCACCTTTTTCATAAAGGACTCTGTAAATTTGTCCAGCTGCTTAAAAATGGCTTCAGGACTGAATTTACTTGCGATTTCGTCTACTTTTTTCATAAATGAGCCTGTAAACTTATCCAGCTGCTTAAAAATGGCTTCTGGGCTGAATTTGCTTGCGATTTCGTCTACTTTTTTCATAAATGAGCCTGTAAACTTATCTAGCTGTTTAAAAATGGCTTCAGGACTGAATTTACTTGCGATTGCATCTACTTTCTTCATAAAAGAGCCTGTAAACTTATCCAGCTGTTTTAGAATCGTTTCCGGACTGAACTTTGTCGCAATCGCATCAACCTTACTCATGAACGATGTTGTGAACTTATCCAGTTGTGCTAGAATTGTCTCCGGACTGAACTTCGTTGCGATTGCATCCACTTTTCCCATAAATGATGTTGTGAACTTATCCAGTTGTGCCACAATTGTCTCCGGACTGAACTTTGTTGCGATTGCATCCACCTTACTCATCAACGATGTTGTAAACTTATCCAGCTGGGACAGAATCGTTTCTGGGCTGAACCTTGTCGCAATTGCATCCACTTTTCCCATAAATGATGTTGTGAACTTATCCAGTTGTGCCACAATTGTCTCCGGACTGAACTTTGTTGCGATTGCATCCACTTTACTCATGAATGATGTTGTGAACTTGTCCAGCTGAGTTAACATTGTTTCCGGGCTGAATTTTGTCGCAATCGCATCCACCTTATTCATGAACGATGTTGTAAATTTATCCAGCTCTGTTAAGATTGTTTCCGGGCTGAATTTTGTGGCGATGTCATCCACTTTTTCCATGAATGATGCAGCAAATTTGTCCAGTGCTGTCAAAATCGGTTCTGGATCAAACATGCTTGCAATACCACCGGCATTTCCTCCGGTTGAAGGAGCTGCTTTGTCGGGTGAATCTGAGCTTCTTCCCATGCTGTCAATTCTTTTCTGCAAGGAATCCAGCTTACCTGATACCTTGTCATTAATAGCCAGCTCCAATTTGTTGTCTTTTCCTGTTAAGGCATCAATACCTGCTGAAATGCGACCGACTGTTTTCATGACGTGATCAATCACGCGTATCGTAACAGAGTAGCCACTTTGAAGTGCGTTTTGCATATAACGCTGTATTTTTTGAACAGCCGGCGAAATTTGGTCTTCTGCACTCAGCATGATCGTAAATCCTTTAAATCCCGCAACGAGCTCTCTTAATCGTTCAAACTTTGCTGTTGCTCGGTCATTGGCGCCAATTTTAATAGATACCGATGCCGGCAATCCCTGCAATTGAGTTTGAACCTTCTGAATGACAGTGCTGGCATCATCCTCAGCCGAAATGGAAATCATTTGGGCGCCAAGCTTTTTCTTTAATGATTTTTGTATGCGGTCAATTGTCCTTAACACACTTTTGCTCTCTTTTCGTATATCGATAGCCCTATTTCGCTGCGTTACTTTTCTATACTTTTCAAGCGCTCTAAATCCATTTTGTATCTTTCTTAACTTTTTGCTTACACGGTCTTCCATCTCAAATCTTGCTGTCAGCTTTGCCAATTACGATGCCCCTCCTTTCTTTGCTTGTTTTTCAAGAAGATCCAGCTTATAACCGATCAGCCCATACAACAGCGCCTTAAAATTGCGCGGCGCTTCATGCAGTTCTAATAAATCAGATGGAGAATAATGAAGCTCGTGCATCGCATAGTAGAGATACACGGCTTCTTTATGTCCATCTTTGATTAGTTTTTTGCTTCTTCTTCCAGGTCTTCTAATTCATCTTCGAAGCCATTAATCTCAATCGCTTTGTTTAACCAGTTTGCGTATTCGCCCCCGACGGACAGGACGCGTTTCGCAACTTCTACCGGGTCGGCCGTTTTGTATGCTTCTCGAAGATCTTTTGAGCGGAAGTCAGGATAAACGGTTGATTCCACTGCGATTCGGGCATAAAAGCGCTGGCTGTCTAAGTCTTTTACACGGCCTCTGCCTTTGACATTTTTATACGTTGTTGTTTCTTTCTCCAATTCATCAATGCGCTCTGTCGTGATCGCTTTAAAAACAAATGGCACGATGTTCCCTTTTTTATCAACAAAACGCTTTGAGATCGGCACTTTGATTTCCTCAGCTTCAATTGTTTTCCCCGGCATAAAAAAGGAAAGATCATATACGTTTTCGTTCTTCTCGCTCATGTAAAAAACTCCCTTATCTTTTAATTGATTTCATCATGTAAAAACAGGCCTTTCTGAGAAAGGCCTGTACGGCTTGTTCAGCTCTCATTAAAACGTGTCAGAAAGCTTTTCAGGCACGTCGAAGTCCTCGAATGTAAATGGAACTTCTTCCTCTAATGCTTCTGAATCGACATCAAGGCTTGCGATTTTCGCTGAGTCAAAGTTGACGTCGTAAAGCGTGACTCTTTCCGTGCCTCTTCCGGAGGACTTATCATCCAGCACAGCTTGCAGCGTAAAGTAAGGATCACTGCCTTTTTTGACGTAGTCCATCATCAGGATCACGAATTTTGATGTGACTTTATAGAACGTCGCTGTTCCTGTTCCGTTTGCCCCTGTTGTTTTATGGCCGGTCATGCGGCGGCCCATAATGTTTACTTCAGACTTGTTTTTCTCGACATTTGCTTCAAATGTTTTGATGTGCGCCATTTCTTCGCCATCGAGAAATAAGCGGCCTTCTTTTCCTGAAATTGTGTTTTGCGCTTTTAATGCCATATTAGTTTACCTCCACATTAAAGTAGAATTTTTCTGCCGCGTCGACAGGCTGTACAGCCAAGTCGATCAAGAAGCCGTCACGGTCTTCATTCATGGAAATGGTGATATCTTCATCAGAATCAAAGCCGGTGATGCCGCCCGCATCCTGAAGAGTTGTCATGTATTGCGTGATCATCGTTTTCACATACTGAAGCCCGTCTTCAGACGCCGGAATATCGCTTCCGCTGCCTTTTCGTGATTTGATTAAAGTTTTCAGCTCGCGAGTCAAATCATTATTTACAGCGTCCAGAACTCGAACAATTTTATTTTTCGCAAACTTTTTGTTTTTCTCGGCTGTAAATGTGACGAGTGAGTTAATGTCTTTTTCTACGCTCACGGATTTATCGCGGGCATCGAATGTGAATAAAAATTCGCCTTTGCCCAGACGTTCAACAATCGCATCGTGGTCAAGGCGGTGTAACACATCAACAGCGCCTTCATACTCTACAAATGTCAGTGATTGGTTAAAGGTAGCTCCTGCGCTTGCTCCAGCTACCCAAGCCGTTGCTTTGTCCGGCGGAACTTCCGTGCCATCCTCCAACAGCACACCTTCTGTTACGTTGATGATGCCTTCATAGTCACCGGCATAATTGGCTGTGACCCCTTGCACTTTTTGTCCTTGGCCGTCGCGCAGGCGCTTAATGAAAGCGGCAAACGTCGCCTTCAGCTGATCACCTTCCGCAACAGGCAGCACAATCACATCAAAGCTCTCCGTTTCAGCCGCGGCTAAGAAATCTGTATAGTCGGAGTTGACAGGGGCCTTATCCGTACCGCCGGATAAACGGATTCCCGCAGATGCATTCAGTGTCTCAGCTGAAGTATCTCCTTCTGAACCAGTGAGCGGAATGGTCGAAGAAAGATCGCCTGTTCCAGTAAAGGTGACATAGCCGTTAGCTGTTAATTCTTCAGCCTTTTTGACCGTCTGCTTATCAACCTCTGATTCATCCATATACGTTGTCACATCAAAAGAAGCAGCATCCAGCACATTTGGGTTGATGCGGATGATAATGTCATTGCCTTTTGAACCGCCATATACAGCTGTCGCTTTGACGCCTTCAGCAATATTAGCAGACGCTCGGACACCTTCGGTTAAACGGTACATCAATACCGTTTGTGCATTTTTCTTCGCTTCACGCAAAAGCAATAAGGACGGATCATCAATGCTGAGGCCCACTTTTTTGTTTAGGTCCTCAACACTGGAAATGGAAACGAACGTTTTCGCTTCGCCCCAGCTTGATGCGACTGGAAGCGCGACAGTTCCCCGCTCACCGAGTGACACCCGCTCCTGTGCTGTCGTTTTAAAGTTAAAATAAATGCCTGCACGTTCTTTTTCTTTGCCTGTTGTAAATGTTCCGCCATTCATGATGACATGACCTCCTTGGTTAGAAATGTTTGAATCAATCGATTGGCTTCTGATTTCGTCATACGTGTTTGATCCACGCCAAATAAAGCCCCCTGAAGGATATCCGGCTTAACGCCGAACAGCTCCTTCGCGTGCTTAATCAAATCCGCTGTATCAAAAAGAGCTTCCCGGCTCTCTGTATGTACAGCCTTCTTCTGTTGTTTGTTCTTTGCCACCGCTTATTTCACCCCGCTGTTCATGTCGATATCCTGTAAGACAGGCTGTTCTGATTTGTGATAATAATATCGGCTGCTCCACCTGATCACCATGACCGCCTCGCCCCTGTCTCCTACCCTAGTCTCGATTCGGGTAATGCGAACCATATCCCGCGTCTTCTCACCGGATTCATTGAGCAGCGGAACCATGTTTCTCGCCTCTCGGATGGCATCCGCGAGCCTGTCCGCTTCATCCAGCGCCTGAACGGAGTCATGATGAAACAGCTTCACATTGAGACTGTAGGTTTTTTTAAATGTGGAGACCGTATCTGTTTCCTCGAAAACAGATGGCGATGGGACGTATAACGACGGCACCTGAAACTGATCAGGCAGCTCTCGTTCATATATGGGAACAGACCACTGGCTGTATAAAAACGCCATGATCGATCCTGTTTCGCTGTTCATCCTGCTCCTCCTTTACAGCTTCTTCAGCCACTGGCGCCATTTGCTTTCCAGCGATGTTTCAAACAGCTGTTCATATAAAAGCAGCGCATGGTCCCAGTAGCTTGTGCCCGGAATCCATTTTTTCTTGAGTGCCATTCCCGTGGAAGCGGCGGGATCATAAATAAACCGCGCACCTTGAAAATGCCCCGGCACCCATCTGACATTTTCTTGTGACGTCCAATGGCCGTCATTCAGAAATGAAGCGTAATCAAGCTGTGTCCCCACCTCAAGCGAAAGCCCTCCGCTTTGCGCAATCCAGAGATTGTCCTCCGCGCCTTTTTGAAAGGAGCTGAGCAGTTTTTCTGTATCAATCGTTTGTGTGCTGATCAGTTCAGATTGAACGATTTCCAGAAAATCTTGCCCGCACTCCTCAAGCCAGCGGGACGCCTGATGTGAAAAGCCGCCTGATGCCGCTTTTTTTAATGATGTATTTAGCTGTTTCAGCCCCGCTATTTTCATAGGCTTTCATCCCTAACCGCGATGACTTCCCAATGATGATGTCTGATCCTTTTCGGCAGCTTTAGTATATATTGATGATTCTCCCAAATGATTTTATCGTTCACGCGGATGTCCGCTGACAACGGAAAATGGACGAGAAAGCTATGGTATACAGTTTGATCCGGTTCTTCCTGAATCAGCTGCTGCGTTTTTTCGGTAAAATAGCAAGGAACACCTTGTTCATCGGGTATGTCCGGATAGGAAATCACCGGCTGCAGCTTATCGGCCGGAATTCCGAATCGGCCTGCAGACGGCGCTTTTGTTGCTTCATGATAAATGTCGCAGCGGTGAATGAGCATGTGCTGATAGCTCATAAAGACCTCACCTTCAGTCTGGAGGACTCGGGAAAGTAGCCAGGCGTGATAAACGCTTCGAGCAAATGATACACCTCTGGCCGCTGAATGCCTCCGTCTCCGGACATCGTGTAAGAATAATCCCCCATTTTTTCAGACTGATAGCTTGATGAGGCTGATTCATCGCTGTTTACAAGCGCAAAATACTGGGCTAGTTTCAGCAAAGCCAATTTCGCCTTGTCGGGCAGCGGGTCATAAACGCTGTCTTCAAAGCGGTGGCCCGTGATGAGGGCCGCTTCCGCTTCCGCCTCGATGATATCCTGTGCCAGCAGTTCTTCCGGCCTGTTTTTCACTCGATCAAAGACCGAATAGGAGGCTACGTCAGTCGGTTCAATGAGCATGAGCTGACCACCCCGTTTCTATTATTCTTTTACGTTAATTAATTTCGCGCAGGCATCCTCTTCCTCGAACTTGCTGTCCAGCTTGGCTGTTAAGACGATAACGAATTTACGGGCGCGGATGTCTTTGTCGACTTCAATACGGATATTGCGGGAGAAGCCGAGAATGATATTTTTCGGATGTGTGAGAATGATATCGGAAGCGTCATATTGCGCGTCTCCCTCACCGACTGTGTACGGCTGCATATTGGATACCCCTTTAACCGGGATGCCGAATGCTGTTGACAAGCCGCCCTGAACAGCCTGGTCCCCAAGGTTTGTCTGGCGGTCTGCCACACGGTCCTTCCATTCAACTTCTAAGCCGTGAGACGTATAGAATCTGAAGTCCTGAGGAATGCGCAAATATTTCGGCGGAACAGCCTTTAAGCCTTTCTTGAATGTCGCTCTGGACAGTTCCTCACCGTTCATGTCCACGATATGGGACACCGCTTGTTTACGGATGCCGTCCAGCTGTGCCAAATACGGATCAGCTGATGCTGTATCGCCGTTTACAATCAGCTCTTCAATATCAACTGCTGCGCGCTCTGCTAAAATTTGCATAATGGTTTGCTGCAGGCCGTCTTTTTCAATATTGTTTTCGAGTGTGTCATACGTAATGTTGATTTCCGCAATGACTTCCTTCGCGTTCAGCTGGACAGTGCTGGTCGTTGGAACAGTCAGCTCGTCGTTTGACAGTGCTTTTCCTTCTTGAGCCGCCCGCAGAATACGCTGGCCAAAGCCGATTTTCTCAAATTTTTGCGAGTCATTTTCCATTTGAATCACGCGGGATTCACTGAAAATGGTCGGCGTGTTTTGCACCATGCGGATGAAAGCCGATGCTTGCGCAGGATTCATAAGCCCGCCGCTTTTTAAAGCAGAAAGCGACATTTCCGCTTTCCGAATGATCTCTTGATTTCTCAATTGATTTCCTCCTCTTTGACTGGTTTTACAGCAGTCCGCTCCAGATTGATTTTTTCACTTGCTCTGTATTGCCGCCCGCATCGTCCGCTGTCTGTTTAGACGTGCCTCGCGCTTTTTCCAACGCCTCGATGCGTTCGATCACCGGGGCGATCATGTCCTCAACGAGTGTTTTCAAACGCTCGTCATCACCCGTCTGCTCCGGCTTTTCCTCCATATTTGTATTTTTTTCAATTCGTTCAAGCCGTTTGAGCAGAGGGTACAGCGCATGCTCGAATGATTCTTTCATGTCTTCTTTTCTCATTTCTTCAGTCTCCTTCCCTGTTTTGTCAGCCAGCATCTGCTTGAATACACTGAAGAATCCCGCTTTTTCAACCGGTTCTTCCTCATACACATCAGCAGTGCCCGCCATGCTGTAGCCGGTAATGATTCCAGCCTTGATCTGTTCCCACACCTCGTCAGACGCTCTTGTTACGAGCACCCACGAGCCTTTTGCAATCTGCTTTGACCCGATCATAAAATCATCGGGCGCCACATATGACTCGACCACGACGCCGGTTCCGCCCTCAAAACTGTGATTGATGTCAATCTCCCGTGCCTCCGCGAGAAATCCGTGGGCTGCTTTTTCAATTTCCTCGGCGGTCATAAAATCGCCGTGGGCGTCAGGAACATCAGGCTCGTACACGATTCCGTACACGAGCTTTTGTTCGTCCTGCTCACTTTTTGTAAACAGCCGAACCTTTTTTTCAAATGACGGAGGTCCCGCTGACTTCGTAAAGAAAAATTCTGTTTGGTTAGCCGCCTTGTCCACATAGCTGACAAAGCTGATTTTGGCATTTTTTAATTCCCGCGCCACCTGCTTGATTCACCTCCCTTCAGGACGTTTTGATCTCATCGATGCTTTCTTTCAGCCCCTGCATGAGCGCAGCCAGGTTTGTTTTTTCCGCATCCTGTCCTGCAGGCCGTTTATACATTTCTTCGGGCCACTCCTCCAGCGTTTTGCCAAGCACCCGTCCGGCAAGATCGCGTAAATCATTCGGCGAGACCGCTCCCGCTGTAATAAAAGGACCGAGCACTTTCGCAATCTCAAGCGGATCACGAAAGTCCGGTCCTTTTAATGTCAGCCTGACGTCATGAATATTCAGCTCCGGCAAAAGCAGTGTGTTCAGTTTATTCACGAGCGTTTTTCGCTCCGGCTGAAAGACCTGCTCCTCCGTAATTTTTCTGGCGGTATCGGCTGTCGCCCGGTTGTATTCCTGGGCCTCGCCTGTATACAACGGCGGGAGGCGGAACGCCGAGCGCAGCTTATTTCTGCTTTTTTCATCGTATTCAAGAAACAAGGCGTCGTTTTGGAGAATTTCCGCGAGTGATTTGATTTCAACAGAAACCGGCGTAATATCCTCTCCCCCGTGCAGGTCCTTCTCTTTCGCGATTCCCTCCGCTTCAATAAGGAGGAATTTATGGGCATTTTCCACGCCTTCAAGATCATTCATGTACTCTTGCAGTTCCCGATAAGAAGCTTCCGACAGCATCCCGTTTTCCACTGTGATGGCGGCGGGTACGTGACGGCCCTGTTTAAAATACATAAAATTGAGCTCTTCGGCTTTTCGCGCCCCGTATAAATTAACGATATTGCCGACCCAGCGGGGCACCCCGTATACACCGCTTCCGATTTTGAGGTGAATCGCTTCATTCGCTTGATGCTTCTCTGCCAATGTGTTTACATATTCACCCGTTCGCATGTCCATTTTTCGCGGATCGCCGTATTCCTTGAAAAACACTTTCTCTCCATTGATCATCTGCACATATTTTCGGAAGCGTTTTTGCCTTTTGATCCTCTTCACTTTCCCGTTTTCTTCGTATACAAATGAAACCTCGACTGGTTCACCGGCTCCGCATACTCGCATATGCTTCACATCTAAATATTCAATGCCAGCCGGTTTTCCCATCCCGTCACGCAGCACTTCCATAAACCCGTTGCCTGTTTTTTCTCTGTCTTCGA
The Bacillus vallismortis genome window above contains:
- a CDS encoding transglycosylase SLT domain-containing protein encodes the protein MAKLTARFEMEDRVSKKLRKIQNGFRALEKYRKVTQRNRAIDIRKESKSVLRTIDRIQKSLKKKLGAQMISISAEDDASTVIQKVQTQLQGLPASVSIKIGANDRATAKFERLRELVAGFKGFTIMLSAEDQISPAVQKIQRYMQNALQSGYSVTIRVIDHVMKTVGRISAGIDALTGKDNKLELAINDKVSGKLDSLQKRIDSMGRSSDSPDKAAPSTGGNAGGIASMFDPEPILTALDKFAASFMEKVDDIATKFSPETILTELDKFTTSFMNKVDAIATKFSPETMLTQLDKFTTSFMSKVDAIATKFSPETIVAQLDKFTTSFMGKVDAIATRFSPETILSQLDKFTTSLMSKVDAIATKFSPETIVAQLDKFTTSFMGKVDAIATKFSPETILAQLDKFTTSFMSKVDAIATKFSPETILKQLDKFTGSFMKKVDAIASKFSPEAIFKQLDKFTGSFMKKVDEIASKFSPEAIFKQLDKFTGSFMKKVDEIASKFSPEAIFKQLDKFTESFMKKVDDVVSKFSPETIFNELDKFTESFMKKVDDIVSKFSPDAIITKAEDFVTNIIDKISDKFNFLNPDKIANKAEKFVDNIVSKIAKKFEKFSPDKIIEKAGEFFEKIIKGIAEKLGNLDFGGLLGGKSNGSKGKQKAPKANTKNATSNNSNRTKKPSMNKKASGSKSKKSGGKWGRACGCCCAGISTGKSKKVKNRNGSSTKGNKTNSVNTPKSAKAAKGASGKGFSGLLKSLGGSKGLKGGLKGLKGAAKGIPGLGEILSLTDLAGINKDNAGEKVGSAGGGLAGAAAGAAIGSVVPGVGTVIGGAIGGIAGSFGGESLGKAIDAGALNDTWNSITEGAQSAWSAIQDTWGTVSTWFMDNVWTPVSSAVVGVATSIWSNIVNAWTTIQTIFSTVSTWFMDNVWTPVSSAVVGVATAIWSKIIGAWTTIKNVFSAVASWFMSNVWGPVKSAVIGAATTIWDKMTGAWNKIKSVFSTVSGWFMNTVWNPVKNTVSDVGKGISDAFQKAIDTVKKIWKGLSGWFKKNIQEPLAKVGEAISDAFSKAFGWVKKIWDKAGGVASKVINFVTGGGDPDKGKDPDKNATGGYITKPTISWIGEAGKEFVIPVDNNRGRGKMLLSQAASKLGMQVVDDMGAASSSGGSSVSVSGRAAASPLSGSTSPSMDTANLTGQASALGQQFSEGIGKGISKEPVNMEDWKKKNINTPFTQMISASPNYGKQMVSGYAKGQNGTATGTDGYLQTKVKTPFQNTVNKSSSWGTGTIKGFASGQNSSQTGTDQYVNTHVNKPFVRSKESSNGWGSGMIGNFVSGMTSKASDVHEAAKELAKKVEKAFREELDIHSPSRVMMSLGRFASVGVVKGLDSVDVKKYAEKQAGSLAAAYSGMGAVGGNVKQWLMAAMMATKTPLSWLSGLMTIAQYESGGNPNSINLWDSNAKAGNPSQGLMQTVPTTFNAHKAPGMGNIKNPIHNAAAAIGYIKSRYGSIDNVPGIKSLKRGGPYVGYANGGLITKEQIARVGEGNKREWIIPEERGIRGRYLLQKAAQALGMEVTDPSQSQQPELSSGQVSAVTSGTRQTIQTAGTKEIKIEFNGDQHFHNGQDADSLVAKIKQALLDELQKDINTGTKGVVAFD
- a CDS encoding phage tail assembly chaperone, encoding MSEKNENVYDLSFFMPGKTIEAEEIKVPISKRFVDKKGNIVPFVFKAITTERIDELEKETTTYKNVKGRGRVKDLDSQRFYARIAVESTVYPDFRSKDLREAYKTADPVEVAKRVLSVGGEYANWLNKAIEINGFEDELEDLEEEAKN
- a CDS encoding phage tail tube protein; protein product: MALKAQNTISGKEGRLFLDGEEMAHIKTFEANVEKNKSEVNIMGRRMTGHKTTGANGTGTATFYKVTSKFVILMMDYVKKGSDPYFTLQAVLDDKSSGRGTERVTLYDVNFDSAKIASLDVDSEALEEEVPFTFEDFDVPEKLSDTF
- a CDS encoding phage tail sheath family protein, giving the protein MNGGTFTTGKEKERAGIYFNFKTTAQERVSLGERGTVALPVASSWGEAKTFVSISSVEDLNKKVGLSIDDPSLLLLREAKKNAQTVLMYRLTEGVRASANIAEGVKATAVYGGSKGNDIIIRINPNVLDAASFDVTTYMDESEVDKQTVKKAEELTANGYVTFTGTGDLSSTIPLTGSEGDTSAETLNASAGIRLSGGTDKAPVNSDYTDFLAAAETESFDVIVLPVAEGDQLKATFAAFIKRLRDGQGQKVQGVTANYAGDYEGIINVTEGVLLEDGTEVPPDKATAWVAGASAGATFNQSLTFVEYEGAVDVLHRLDHDAIVERLGKGEFLFTFDARDKSVSVEKDINSLVTFTAEKNKKFAKNKIVRVLDAVNNDLTRELKTLIKSRKGSGSDIPASEDGLQYVKTMITQYMTTLQDAGGITGFDSDEDITISMNEDRDGFLIDLAVQPVDAAEKFYFNVEVN
- a CDS encoding phage tail terminator family protein — translated: MNSETGSIMAFLYSQWSVPIYERELPDQFQVPSLYVPSPSVFEETDTVSTFKKTYSLNVKLFHHDSVQALDEADRLADAIREARNMVPLLNESGEKTRDMVRITRIETRVGDRGEAVMVIRWSSRYYYHKSEQPVLQDIDMNSGVK
- a CDS encoding HK97 gp10 family phage protein, which encodes MKIAGLKQLNTSLKKAASGGFSHQASRWLEECGQDFLEIVQSELISTQTIDTEKLLSSFQKGAEDNLWIAQSGGLSLEVGTQLDYASFLNDGHWTSQENVRWVPGHFQGARFIYDPAASTGMALKKKWIPGTSYWDHALLLYEQLFETSLESKWRQWLKKL
- a CDS encoding YqbH/XkdH family protein: MSYQHMLIHRCDIYHEATKAPSAGRFGIPADKLQPVISYPDIPDEQGVPCYFTEKTQQLIQEEPDQTVYHSFLVHFPLSADIRVNDKIIWENHQYILKLPKRIRHHHWEVIAVRDESL
- the yqbG gene encoding protein YqbG; amino-acid sequence: MLIEPTDVASYSVFDRVKNRPEELLAQDIIEAEAEAALITGHRFEDSVYDPLPDKAKLALLKLAQYFALVNSDESASSSYQSEKMGDYSYTMSGDGGIQRPEVYHLLEAFITPGYFPESSRLKVRSL
- a CDS encoding XkdF-like putative serine protease domain-containing protein, yielding MARELKNAKISFVSYVDKAANQTEFFFTKSAGPPSFEKKVRLFTKSEQDEQKLVYGIVYEPDVPDAHGDFMTAEEIEKAAHGFLAEAREIDINHSFEGGTGVVVESYVAPDDFMIGSKQIAKGSWVLVTRASDEVWEQIKAGIITGYSMAGTADVYEEEPVEKAGFFSVFKQMLADKTGKETEEMRKEDMKESFEHALYPLLKRLERIEKNTNMEEKPEQTGDDERLKTLVEDMIAPVIERIEALEKARGTSKQTADDAGGNTEQVKKSIWSGLL
- a CDS encoding phage portal protein — its product is MHNQTVRATVFKSNSAAPQTKQIYEDDFSELYGDDIIAPPYNMIELKSIAEYSTILQQCIDAYKVNITGFGFDVEYTFDVNASDVDQTKKKKAEQEWARLEAFYKCLHFDESAEMILGYAIEDREKTGNGFMEVLRDGMGKPAGIEYLDVKHMRVCGAGEPVEVSFVYEENGKVKRIKRQKRFRKYVQMINGEKVFFKEYGDPRKMDMRTGEYVNTLAEKHQANEAIHLKIGSGVYGVPRWVGNIVNLYGARKAEELNFMYFKQGRHVPAAITVENGMLSEASYRELQEYMNDLEGVENAHKFLLIEAEGIAKEKDLHGGEDITPVSVEIKSLAEILQNDALFLEYDEKSRNKLRSAFRLPPLYTGEAQEYNRATADTARKITEEQVFQPERKTLVNKLNTLLLPELNIHDVRLTLKGPDFRDPLEIAKVLGPFITAGAVSPNDLRDLAGRVLGKTLEEWPEEMYKRPAGQDAEKTNLAALMQGLKESIDEIKTS